Proteins from one Candidatus Desulfovibrio trichonymphae genomic window:
- the trpS gene encoding tryptophan--tRNA ligase encodes MNRESRALSGMRPTGPLHLGHYFGVLKNWLDLQENAQAYFFVADWHAMTSDFADTSGIRRNIVEMVKDWVAVGLEPDKCVIFRQSAVKETAELSLLLSMVTPVSWLERNPTYKEQQQQISSKDLGNVGFLCYPVLMAADILIYRPYGVPVGEDQLPHLELTREIARRFNSCYGQTFPEPQALLTLAAKCPGLDGRKMSKSYGNSIFLSDNFADIRGKVRGMFTDQTRLRKTDPGNPDVCNLFSYHVLLTDDQTRADIREGCATATLGCVDCKKIFLKNLKAFLLPIQERRAKLTERPGAVEEIFAAGNESARTFACVTMDDVRQKMGL; translated from the coding sequence ATGAACAGGGAATCACGCGCGCTGTCGGGCATGCGCCCTACAGGACCGCTGCATCTCGGTCATTATTTCGGGGTGCTTAAAAACTGGCTTGACCTTCAGGAAAATGCGCAGGCCTATTTTTTTGTTGCGGACTGGCACGCCATGACGAGCGATTTTGCGGATACATCAGGCATACGCCGCAATATCGTCGAAATGGTTAAAGACTGGGTGGCCGTCGGCCTAGAGCCGGATAAATGTGTTATCTTCCGCCAGTCTGCCGTGAAGGAAACTGCTGAGCTCTCTCTTTTGCTCTCCATGGTCACGCCCGTTTCCTGGCTTGAACGCAACCCCACCTATAAGGAACAGCAACAACAAATCAGCAGCAAAGACTTGGGCAATGTGGGTTTTCTCTGCTATCCTGTGCTGATGGCGGCGGACATACTTATATACAGGCCCTACGGCGTGCCTGTGGGAGAGGATCAGCTGCCGCATCTGGAACTCACCCGTGAAATCGCGCGGCGTTTCAACAGTTGTTATGGTCAAACCTTTCCTGAACCCCAGGCGCTGCTGACGCTGGCGGCCAAATGTCCCGGTCTGGACGGCCGCAAAATGTCCAAAAGTTACGGCAACAGCATTTTTTTGTCAGATAATTTTGCCGACATTCGGGGAAAAGTGCGAGGCATGTTTACGGATCAGACGCGTCTGCGCAAAACAGATCCCGGCAACCCGGATGTGTGCAATCTTTTCTCCTATCATGTGCTTTTGACAGACGACCAAACGCGGGCGGACATTCGTGAGGGCTGCGCCACGGCAACACTCGGGTGCGTGGACTGCAAAAAAATATTTCTGAAAAATCTGAAAGCTTTTCTCCTTCCCATACAGGAGCGCCGTGCAAAGCTGACGGAGCGCCCCGGCGCTGTGGAGGAGATTTTTGCGGCCGGCAATGAGAGCGCACGTACTTTTGCCTGCGTCACGATGGACGATGTGCGGCAGAAAATGGGGCTGTAA
- a CDS encoding SPFH domain-containing protein, whose protein sequence is MAFFYFMNSYGWLFLLAVLMILVLFKAAVVVPNQSAYVVERLGKYHVVISAGFHLLVPFVDRIAYRRSLKEQVVDVPKQTCITRDNVSVDIDGVIYLQVITPEKSAYGIDDYEWGAIQLAQTALRSAIGKLELDKTFEERTKINQEVVDALDAATSPWGVKVLRYEIRDITPPKTVMEAMEKQMRAEREKRAAIAQSEGEMQSRINLAEGSKQAAIAESEGKKQSMINQAEGEAAQIRTVAEATAKGLYIVGEQLGNDAVAAAQLRLAEAYISEFGKLAKTGNSLIIPANVADAAGMLAAMTRIVNPGHGLSKDPQKA, encoded by the coding sequence ATGGCCTTTTTTTATTTTATGAACAGCTACGGCTGGCTTTTTTTGCTGGCTGTCCTGATGATTCTTGTTTTATTCAAGGCGGCTGTGGTTGTGCCGAATCAGTCGGCCTATGTGGTAGAACGCCTCGGCAAATATCATGTCGTCATCAGCGCGGGTTTTCATTTGCTTGTGCCCTTTGTAGACAGAATCGCCTACCGGCGCAGTCTCAAGGAACAGGTCGTGGATGTGCCGAAACAGACCTGCATCACCCGCGACAATGTGAGTGTGGACATTGACGGCGTCATCTATCTGCAAGTGATAACGCCGGAGAAATCTGCTTACGGCATTGACGATTATGAATGGGGGGCCATCCAGCTTGCACAGACCGCTCTGCGCTCCGCCATCGGCAAACTGGAATTGGACAAAACCTTTGAGGAGCGCACCAAAATCAATCAGGAAGTGGTAGACGCGCTTGATGCCGCGACCTCACCATGGGGCGTCAAGGTATTGCGCTATGAAATACGGGACATCACCCCGCCCAAGACAGTCATGGAGGCCATGGAAAAACAAATGCGGGCCGAGCGGGAGAAACGCGCGGCCATTGCCCAGTCTGAAGGCGAGATGCAGTCACGCATCAATCTGGCGGAAGGTTCCAAGCAGGCTGCCATCGCCGAGTCTGAAGGCAAAAAACAATCCATGATTAATCAGGCGGAAGGCGAAGCCGCACAAATACGCACTGTCGCCGAGGCAACGGCCAAAGGCCTTTACATTGTGGGCGAGCAGTTGGGCAATGACGCTGTCGCTGCAGCGCAACTGCGTCTGGCCGAGGCGTACATAAGCGAATTCGGCAAACTCGCCAAAACGGGCAACAGCCTGATCATCCCTGCCAACGTGGCCGACGCGGCCGGCATGCTCGCCGCCATGACGCGGATTGTCAATCCTGGTCACGGCCTTTCAAAAGACCCCCAAAAGGCATAG
- a CDS encoding methylenetetrahydrofolate reductase, with translation MPGFYSTVDQLCTLSPLFVSVTYGACGSRQRNTLAVTAQLAGRGLTTMAHLTCVGAEPLAIMQFLKELRAVHVDNVLALRGDSPVDGGQKAEHGHFRHASDLVAFIRAYEPDMGVGVAAYPAPHPESPSFAADRDHTAQKLRAGADFALTQLFFDVREYEDLLADLHARGLDTPVVPGILPIQSFDSLRRVLSLCGANIPGKLYLALEKAQQRGGAEAVRDVGLDFAVRQIRRLLNCGAPGVHLYTLNKSEMCLYIAEETGLPLNCLSR, from the coding sequence ATGCCCGGTTTTTACTCCACGGTGGATCAGCTGTGCACGCTTTCACCGCTTTTTGTTTCTGTTACATACGGTGCCTGCGGATCGCGACAGCGCAATACGCTGGCTGTCACAGCGCAGCTTGCCGGACGCGGTCTGACAACCATGGCGCATTTGACCTGCGTCGGCGCCGAGCCTCTTGCTATTATGCAGTTTTTGAAAGAGCTGCGGGCCGTCCACGTTGATAATGTGCTGGCCCTGCGTGGAGACAGCCCTGTGGACGGCGGCCAAAAGGCGGAGCACGGGCATTTTCGCCATGCCTCTGATCTGGTTGCGTTTATACGCGCGTATGAGCCTGATATGGGCGTCGGCGTGGCCGCCTACCCCGCTCCGCACCCTGAATCCCCTTCTTTTGCGGCTGATCGTGACCACACTGCGCAAAAATTGCGTGCCGGGGCTGACTTTGCGCTGACACAGCTTTTTTTTGACGTGCGCGAGTATGAAGATCTGCTGGCGGACCTGCACGCCAGAGGGCTGGACACACCTGTCGTGCCGGGCATTCTGCCCATCCAGAGCTTTGATTCGCTACGCCGTGTGCTGTCTTTGTGCGGGGCAAATATTCCGGGCAAACTCTATCTTGCCCTTGAAAAGGCCCAGCAAAGGGGTGGGGCGGAAGCCGTGCGCGATGTCGGCCTTGATTTCGCCGTGCGACAGATACGCCGATTGCTCAACTGCGGTGCGCCGGGCGTTCATCTGTACACGCTGAATAAAAGCGAAATGTGCCTGTACATTGCCGAAGAAACAGGCTTGCCTTTGAACTGTTTGAGCCGTTAA
- a CDS encoding MltA domain-containing protein, giving the protein MHEQIPFFSVRRDTRFCNQYKVGRRFVLIILIVAYFCLCACAKKTPDIVPEPAGPPVTFESPEFFVRNLAPRNQRLTSWQDMAPTVRKSLRYVNSKPAEAAAVSRHGLTLTFGDLFRTLTRLLELLPQLDAEPRLFLKNFRWVEVSGGINYSGYYEPMVRASRTRKTGYTQAIYRCPQELQEKRRRSKYYARRIIEEKQVLANRGLELAWAADPVDSFFLEIQGSGRLIFDDGSEAHVNYDCQNGHKYKSSGRIMREKGLLQCGDVYEQREWFKNNPNRVREILNDNPSYVFFRYGNKGPTGAMGHEVDKWLSLATARNFIPLGTVVAYGVNAPDQSRGSVPLRGIGFAQDVGGAIKGNRIDIFCGSDERANYVASHLDAKGPAWLLLAR; this is encoded by the coding sequence ATGCATGAACAAATTCCTTTTTTCAGCGTGCGCCGCGACACGCGATTTTGCAATCAGTATAAGGTCGGCCGGCGCTTTGTCCTGATTATACTGATTGTTGCATACTTCTGTCTTTGCGCCTGCGCTAAAAAGACACCGGACATCGTCCCTGAACCGGCGGGCCCGCCGGTGACCTTTGAAAGCCCGGAGTTTTTTGTCAGAAATCTTGCTCCCCGCAACCAGCGTCTGACAAGTTGGCAGGACATGGCCCCTACCGTGCGCAAGTCTTTGCGCTATGTCAACAGCAAGCCCGCAGAGGCCGCGGCCGTTAGCCGCCACGGCCTTACCCTTACCTTTGGAGACCTTTTCCGCACACTGACGCGTCTGCTTGAACTCCTGCCGCAGCTCGACGCTGAGCCACGCCTTTTTCTCAAAAATTTTCGCTGGGTGGAAGTGTCAGGCGGAATCAACTATTCTGGATACTATGAACCTATGGTGCGCGCAAGCCGCACACGCAAGACCGGCTATACACAGGCCATTTACCGTTGTCCTCAGGAGTTGCAGGAAAAACGTCGCCGCAGCAAATATTATGCTCGTAGAATAATTGAAGAAAAACAGGTTCTGGCCAATCGTGGTTTGGAGCTTGCCTGGGCGGCGGATCCTGTGGACTCATTTTTTCTGGAAATTCAAGGTTCAGGCCGCTTGATTTTTGACGACGGCAGTGAAGCGCATGTCAATTACGACTGCCAGAACGGCCACAAATACAAAAGTTCCGGACGGATTATGCGTGAAAAAGGCCTGCTGCAATGTGGCGATGTTTATGAGCAGCGCGAATGGTTCAAAAACAATCCGAATCGGGTGCGCGAAATATTGAACGACAATCCGAGTTACGTCTTTTTCAGATACGGCAACAAAGGCCCCACCGGCGCCATGGGCCATGAGGTGGATAAATGGCTTTCTCTCGCCACCGCCAGAAATTTTATTCCTCTCGGCACGGTCGTGGCTTATGGCGTCAATGCGCCGGACCAGTCGCGCGGCAGCGTGCCGCTACGGGGAATAGGCTTTGCGCAGGACGTGGGCGGCGCTATCAAAGGCAACCGCATTGACATTTTTTGCGGCTCGGACGAACGGGCCAACTATGTGGCAAGCCATCTTGACGCCAAAGGCCCGGCATGGCTGCTGCTGGCCAGGTAG
- the mltG gene encoding endolytic transglycosylase MltG gives MKIALRVFGMALLCALAFCGWLFYEACVFLNNAPETQGREVFFDVTPGARLAFVSAELAVRGIVTDARKFSLLARWHRSENRLQAGRFALNTGWVPERVLDELVNGRPVLFRITVPEGLTWHQTGRLLEQTGFVRFEDFQNVIADTDFLRRYGIPFSTAEGFLMPDTYLLKKPDAPDMSQAQAVVGRMVENFWRRAAQAWPDTKKPAAEDLKKYVVLASVVEKETGRNAERPRVAGVYSNRIEKGLLLQADPTVIYGLGEGFDGNLRRVHLDDAANLYNTYQHPGLPPGPICSFGIAALTAAVRPESHDFLYFVAASDGGEHVFSTNLTDHNRAVQRYRASKHGGK, from the coding sequence GTGAAAATCGCGTTGCGCGTTTTCGGCATGGCGCTTTTGTGCGCGTTGGCGTTTTGCGGCTGGTTGTTCTATGAGGCATGCGTGTTTTTGAACAACGCTCCGGAAACGCAGGGCCGTGAAGTTTTTTTTGACGTGACGCCCGGAGCGAGACTGGCCTTTGTGAGTGCGGAGCTGGCCGTAAGGGGCATTGTGACGGACGCCCGCAAATTCAGTCTGTTGGCACGTTGGCACCGCAGCGAAAATCGCCTGCAAGCAGGACGTTTTGCTTTGAACACCGGCTGGGTGCCTGAAAGAGTACTGGATGAACTTGTGAACGGACGGCCCGTGCTGTTTCGCATCACTGTGCCGGAAGGGCTGACTTGGCATCAGACGGGCCGCCTGCTCGAACAAACGGGATTTGTGCGTTTTGAGGATTTTCAGAACGTCATTGCGGACACGGACTTTCTGCGCCGTTACGGCATTCCTTTCAGCACGGCGGAAGGCTTTTTAATGCCCGACACGTATCTGCTCAAAAAGCCGGATGCTCCTGATATGTCGCAGGCACAGGCTGTTGTTGGGCGCATGGTGGAAAATTTCTGGCGCAGGGCCGCGCAGGCATGGCCGGACACAAAAAAACCTGCGGCGGAAGACCTGAAAAAATACGTTGTCCTGGCTTCTGTGGTTGAAAAAGAAACAGGCCGCAATGCAGAACGGCCGCGTGTGGCCGGCGTGTACAGCAACAGGATTGAGAAAGGCCTGCTGCTGCAGGCGGACCCCACTGTCATTTATGGGCTCGGCGAGGGCTTTGACGGCAATTTGCGCCGTGTTCATCTGGATGACGCGGCCAATCTGTACAATACCTATCAGCATCCCGGCCTGCCGCCTGGGCCGATATGTTCCTTCGGCATTGCAGCGCTGACGGCGGCTGTTCGTCCAGAATCTCATGATTTTTTGTATTTTGTGGCGGCAAGCGACGGCGGAGAGCATGTTTTTTCCACAAACCTTACGGATCACAACAGAGCGGTGCAGCGGTATCGCGCCAGTAAACACGGCGGGAAATAA
- a CDS encoding cytochrome c3 family protein — MKKSFVLLCLFIPIFALSALAAPPPVPTTPLVVKGSKKEVMFPHAAHQKVECVVCHHLVKGEENFQKCATAGCHDDLTARKGKKSMYATVHEKTGAKHKTCIECHNKVVAEKTDMKKEMLGCAKSKCHP; from the coding sequence ATGAAGAAGTCTTTTGTTCTGCTCTGCCTTTTCATTCCAATCTTTGCTCTGTCAGCGCTGGCCGCGCCGCCGCCCGTTCCTACCACCCCTCTGGTTGTCAAGGGATCCAAAAAAGAAGTGATGTTTCCCCACGCCGCTCACCAAAAAGTGGAATGCGTGGTCTGTCACCATCTGGTAAAGGGAGAAGAGAATTTCCAGAAGTGCGCCACAGCGGGCTGCCATGACGATCTGACGGCCAGAAAAGGCAAAAAAAGCATGTATGCCACCGTTCATGAAAAAACCGGCGCGAAACATAAGACCTGTATTGAATGCCACAACAAAGTTGTTGCCGAAAAGACGGATATGAAAAAGGAAATGCTGGGCTGCGCCAAATCAAAATGTCATCCCTAA
- a CDS encoding NfeD family protein, which translates to MSASTIWILLGTLCFGVEVISMTLVLVFFGVGAWAAAAAAWLDLAFVPQVLIFITCSLLTSVLLRSRLCRVFSGQARTSRPASEHLLSGRTGVVTKALHPGETGEISIDGSFWRAVAESGIAEGKPVRVLGHRPGDELVLRVSVTEENTQGK; encoded by the coding sequence ATGAGCGCTTCAACAATCTGGATCTTGCTGGGGACACTCTGCTTCGGGGTTGAAGTTATATCCATGACCCTGGTGCTCGTTTTTTTCGGCGTTGGGGCATGGGCGGCCGCTGCCGCCGCCTGGCTTGATCTGGCCTTTGTCCCGCAGGTGTTGATTTTTATAACATGCTCCCTGCTGACGTCGGTTTTACTGCGCAGTCGACTTTGCCGTGTCTTCAGCGGACAGGCCCGCACGTCGCGGCCCGCGTCGGAGCATCTGTTGAGCGGGCGCACGGGCGTTGTCACCAAGGCGTTACACCCCGGTGAAACGGGGGAAATAAGCATTGACGGCAGCTTCTGGCGCGCCGTTGCCGAAAGCGGCATTGCCGAAGGAAAGCCTGTGCGTGTGCTTGGGCACCGTCCCGGCGATGAACTGGTATTACGCGTATCGGTGACAGAAGAAAACACACAGGGGAAATGA
- the ruvX gene encoding Holliday junction resolvase RuvX, which produces MKYVGVDYGLARTGLAVSDPEGRLAFPLATLRLQDFLNRKALLAELAARVAHEGAGTVVVGLPVHEDGRESLITRQVRNVTERLKRRVYLPFFFMAETLSSVEALDDLREAGIASKRRRDVIDQQAAVRILASFLALNPDERRRA; this is translated from the coding sequence ATGAAATATGTAGGCGTAGATTATGGTTTGGCCCGCACCGGGCTTGCCGTGTCCGACCCGGAAGGGCGTCTTGCCTTTCCCCTTGCGACCTTGCGTCTGCAAGATTTCCTCAACCGCAAGGCATTGCTGGCTGAACTTGCGGCCCGCGTTGCGCATGAGGGCGCCGGGACGGTTGTCGTGGGTCTGCCTGTGCACGAAGACGGCCGGGAAAGCCTGATCACAAGGCAGGTGCGCAATGTCACAGAACGCCTCAAGCGCCGTGTGTACCTGCCTTTTTTTTTTATGGCTGAAACGCTCAGTTCTGTCGAGGCGCTGGACGATCTGCGCGAGGCGGGCATTGCGTCCAAAAGGCGTCGCGACGTCATTGATCAGCAAGCGGCCGTGCGCATTCTGGCCTCTTTTTTGGCATTGAATCCTGATGAACGGAGACGGGCGTGA
- a CDS encoding cobalt-precorrin 5A hydrolase, whose translation MKRTTSLACYVLSRSALPLAQRLAQGLASSPWRAPSGRCVKQCRINAPTRICRTCEGHMHAFQHLQDCLTQEYHRHAAHIFLGAAGIAVRVLAPLLRHKGEDPPVLVLDPAGRFVISLICGHWGGGNALARHIARLVGAMPVITTASDSSTNNVTPLTLDLLLRDAGLRILDWGCLPKAQAALLEGRTLPLWDPCHALPEATPPAFKRLTCDEDGPPPTDMTRTSPIPISAAHWRRMPKAKNLLRIAVPRLYVGLGCRKNLPQDVAVTALEELFAANNLEPRAVAGLASVEEKWKEPLLLFAAARLHAPLFVFAAATLAQCDTPHPSQAAGHRFGQKDFSVCEAAALLAAGQGSRLVVSKQTYKRCLTLAVALAAQHPQFSI comes from the coding sequence ATGAAGCGCACAACTTCCCTTGCATGTTATGTATTGAGCCGCAGTGCGTTGCCGCTCGCTCAACGTCTGGCGCAAGGGCTTGCCTCCTCCCCTTGGCGCGCGCCCTCCGGGCGTTGCGTGAAGCAGTGCCGCATAAACGCTCCCACAAGAATATGCCGGACATGTGAAGGGCACATGCACGCCTTTCAGCACTTGCAGGATTGCCTGACGCAGGAATACCACCGTCACGCGGCGCATATTTTTCTGGGCGCAGCGGGCATAGCCGTGCGCGTGCTCGCTCCCCTGCTCCGCCATAAAGGCGAAGACCCTCCTGTCCTTGTGCTTGATCCAGCAGGACGCTTTGTCATAAGCCTTATCTGCGGTCATTGGGGCGGCGGCAATGCATTGGCAAGACACATTGCGCGTCTTGTCGGCGCGATGCCCGTGATCACCACAGCTTCTGATTCGTCAACAAACAACGTGACACCATTGACGCTCGATCTGCTGCTGCGCGACGCAGGTCTACGCATTCTCGACTGGGGTTGCCTGCCAAAAGCGCAAGCCGCCCTGCTGGAAGGCCGCACACTGCCGTTGTGGGATCCCTGCCATGCCCTGCCAGAAGCTACACCTCCGGCTTTTAAGCGCCTGACGTGCGACGAGGACGGCCCGCCCCCGACAGACATGACGCGAACAAGCCCTATTCCCATCTCCGCCGCGCACTGGCGGCGCATGCCCAAGGCTAAAAATCTGCTGCGCATTGCCGTGCCGCGCCTGTATGTAGGTCTCGGCTGCCGCAAAAATCTGCCCCAGGACGTCGCCGTTACGGCGCTTGAGGAACTTTTCGCTGCCAATAATCTGGAACCGCGTGCTGTAGCGGGTCTGGCCAGCGTAGAGGAAAAATGGAAAGAACCGCTTCTGCTCTTTGCCGCTGCCCGCCTTCATGCGCCCCTGTTCGTCTTTGCAGCCGCGACGCTGGCGCAATGCGATACCCCCCATCCTTCTCAAGCCGCAGGGCACCGTTTTGGACAAAAGGACTTCAGCGTTTGTGAAGCCGCGGCACTGCTTGCCGCCGGACAAGGCAGTCGCCTTGTCGTCTCAAAACAGACATACAAGCGCTGCCTGACGCTCGCCGTAGCGCTTGCGGCGCAACACCCGCAATTTTCTATATGA
- a CDS encoding site-2 protease family protein, translated as MFNIDFASALRALAIAAVPTLLGIILHEVAHGYVAFRRGDPTAAAIGRLTLNPLPHIDPMGLIVFGITSLTGSFVFGWAKPVPVNPRYFRNPAKDMMLVALAGPLTNFFLAFVFGGLLRLVFVVFPPVVWQHSNMYIFALTSLQAGVVINFGLGWLNLLPIPPLDGSKVLSYFLQGNMGWRYIRLERYGFVILLLLLFSGLLNHVLGPLVDGSVRGYFRLLGL; from the coding sequence ATGTTTAATATTGATTTCGCATCGGCGCTACGCGCCTTGGCCATTGCCGCTGTGCCCACGTTGCTCGGCATCATACTGCACGAGGTTGCCCACGGCTATGTGGCGTTTCGCCGTGGGGATCCCACAGCCGCCGCGATCGGCCGCCTCACGCTCAACCCCCTGCCGCATATTGACCCTATGGGACTGATTGTCTTCGGGATCACCAGTTTGACCGGCAGCTTCGTGTTCGGCTGGGCAAAGCCCGTGCCCGTGAACCCGCGTTATTTCCGCAATCCCGCAAAAGACATGATGCTGGTGGCCCTTGCCGGCCCACTGACCAATTTTTTTCTGGCGTTCGTGTTCGGCGGGCTGCTGCGCCTTGTCTTTGTTGTTTTCCCCCCCGTCGTCTGGCAACACAGCAATATGTATATTTTTGCCCTTACTTCCCTGCAGGCGGGCGTGGTGATCAATTTCGGCCTTGGCTGGCTCAATCTGCTGCCCATCCCGCCGCTGGACGGCAGCAAGGTGCTGTCGTATTTTTTGCAGGGCAACATGGGGTGGCGTTATATACGCCTTGAGCGCTACGGTTTTGTTATTTTGTTGCTGCTGCTTTTCTCCGGCCTGCTGAACCATGTGCTGGGGCCGCTCGTGGACGGCAGCGTGCGGGGTTATTTCAGGCTGCTTGGTCTGTAG
- the cobJ gene encoding precorrin-3B C(17)-methyltransferase — MKPAPLYVVGLGPGDAACLTPQARGALARAQCIAGYHLYLELAPPELLHGKTIIATGMRHEKERCAAAVEASLAGQETALVCAGDPGVYALAGLTLELLESRGLLAVVPFSVVPGVPALCAAAALLGAPLTHDFACISLSDLLTPRNIIEKRLAAALEADFVCVLYNPRSKGRPHLLTGALEKARLFRRPECPVGLVRKAFRLGQNVCVQELSRFDATQADMLSLLIIGNNESRSLGRYMLTPRGYRIDT, encoded by the coding sequence ATGAAGCCCGCACCGCTGTATGTTGTCGGTCTGGGGCCCGGCGACGCCGCGTGCCTGACGCCGCAGGCACGCGGCGCTCTTGCGCGGGCACAGTGTATCGCCGGCTACCATCTTTACCTTGAACTCGCACCCCCGGAACTGCTGCACGGCAAAACCATAATCGCCACCGGCATGCGCCATGAGAAAGAACGTTGCGCGGCCGCCGTGGAGGCGTCACTTGCCGGGCAGGAGACGGCGCTGGTTTGCGCCGGCGACCCCGGCGTCTATGCGCTTGCCGGCCTGACGCTCGAACTGCTTGAATCACGCGGTCTGCTTGCGGTTGTGCCGTTCAGCGTTGTCCCCGGCGTACCAGCCCTGTGCGCGGCCGCAGCACTGCTCGGCGCGCCGCTGACGCACGATTTCGCCTGTATCAGTTTAAGTGATTTGCTCACGCCGCGGAATATCATTGAAAAAAGGCTTGCCGCCGCCCTAGAAGCGGATTTTGTATGCGTGCTTTACAACCCGCGCTCCAAAGGCCGCCCGCATCTGCTGACCGGGGCGCTTGAAAAGGCACGGCTCTTTCGCAGGCCGGAGTGCCCCGTCGGGCTTGTCCGCAAGGCTTTCCGCCTGGGACAGAATGTCTGCGTACAGGAGCTTTCCCGCTTTGACGCGACACAGGCTGACATGCTCTCCCTGCTCATTATCGGCAACAACGAAAGCCGCTCTCTGGGCCGCTATATGCTCACTCCGCGCGGCTACCGCATTGACACATAG
- the cimA gene encoding citramalate synthase — translation MHDIIIYDTTLRDGNQAEDVNLSLEDKIKITLKLDELGIAYIEGGWPGASPVDTAFFKEIATCGLKTARIAAFGSTHHPTNSAANDKTLAALIASNASTLTIVGKSAEVHVREALRVTPDRYLDVVGDSVSCLKRAGREVIFDAEHFFDGFADNPDFSLAVLKKALEAGADVLVLCDTNGGTLPQDVAKAVRRIREYLPGTTLGIHSHNDCELAVATSLAAVEAGAVMVQGSVNGIGERCGNANLCSLIPILELKSGGAYRCLPEGRLTLLCGVSNYVAEVANMAPFSRQPFVGRSAFAHKGGIHVSAVNRNATLYEHIPPSTVGNEQRVLLTELAGRGNIVSMARRFGFHLDKDEPVVKGLLSELKDKASHGYDYAAAEASVELLLLRKLGRRGVRDFFHLIRFRVLESKQHNDARPLSEATVTLAVEGATEHTAAFGDGPVNALDSALRKALSGFYPRLQEMRLIDFKVRVLAATDQYKGTGSLVRVLIESADQRSKWVTVGVSCNIIEASWQALIDSVTYKLYKDENENCTKKLDG, via the coding sequence ATGCACGACATTATCATCTACGACACCACCCTGCGGGACGGCAATCAGGCCGAAGACGTCAACTTGAGCCTTGAGGATAAGATCAAGATTACCCTCAAGCTGGATGAACTGGGCATAGCCTATATTGAGGGCGGCTGGCCAGGAGCAAGTCCAGTGGACACGGCCTTTTTCAAAGAAATAGCCACGTGCGGCCTCAAGACAGCCCGCATAGCGGCCTTCGGTTCCACACACCACCCCACAAACAGTGCTGCAAATGACAAAACACTTGCCGCGCTGATTGCTTCCAACGCGTCGACACTGACCATTGTCGGCAAGAGCGCTGAAGTGCATGTGCGGGAAGCCTTACGCGTTACGCCCGACCGCTATCTTGACGTGGTGGGCGATTCTGTGTCCTGCCTGAAGCGAGCCGGGCGCGAGGTCATTTTTGACGCGGAGCACTTTTTTGACGGCTTCGCCGACAATCCGGATTTCAGTCTGGCTGTGTTGAAAAAAGCCCTTGAAGCCGGCGCGGACGTGCTTGTGCTGTGCGACACCAACGGGGGCACACTGCCTCAGGACGTCGCAAAGGCCGTCAGGCGAATACGCGAGTATTTGCCAGGCACGACGCTCGGTATCCATTCCCACAACGACTGCGAGCTGGCAGTCGCGACATCGCTTGCCGCTGTGGAGGCCGGCGCTGTTATGGTGCAGGGATCTGTCAACGGCATAGGTGAACGTTGCGGCAACGCCAATCTCTGTTCGCTTATCCCCATTTTGGAGCTCAAAAGCGGCGGCGCGTACCGCTGCCTGCCCGAAGGCCGCCTGACCCTGTTGTGCGGCGTGTCAAATTATGTGGCTGAAGTGGCGAATATGGCGCCTTTCAGCCGCCAGCCCTTTGTGGGACGATCGGCCTTTGCCCACAAGGGCGGCATACACGTCAGCGCCGTCAACCGCAATGCAACGCTCTATGAACATATCCCCCCCTCGACCGTGGGTAATGAGCAGCGCGTCCTTTTGACGGAGCTGGCAGGCCGCGGCAACATCGTGTCCATGGCGCGGCGCTTCGGCTTTCATCTGGACAAGGATGAACCCGTTGTCAAGGGTCTTCTCTCGGAACTCAAAGACAAGGCCAGTCACGGCTATGATTATGCCGCCGCAGAGGCTTCCGTGGAACTGCTGTTGTTGCGCAAGCTCGGTCGCAGGGGCGTGCGCGACTTTTTTCATCTGATACGCTTTCGCGTGCTGGAATCCAAACAACACAACGACGCCAGGCCGCTTTCTGAAGCGACTGTCACCCTGGCAGTCGAAGGTGCCACTGAACACACGGCGGCTTTCGGCGACGGCCCTGTCAATGCGTTGGACAGCGCCCTGCGTAAGGCATTGTCGGGCTTTTACCCGCGTTTGCAAGAAATGCGTCTGATTGATTTCAAAGTCCGTGTACTGGCGGCCACAGATCAATACAAAGGCACAGGTTCACTGGTGCGCGTGCTTATTGAGTCGGCTGACCAGCGCAGCAAATGGGTCACCGTAGGAGTTTCGTGCAATATTATTGAAGCGAGCTGGCAGGCCCTTATAGACTCTGTGACCTACAAACTCTACAAAGACGAAAACGAAAATTGCACAAAAAAGTTGGATGGCTAA